Proteins encoded by one window of Bubalus bubalis isolate 160015118507 breed Murrah chromosome 4, NDDB_SH_1, whole genome shotgun sequence:
- the ASCL4 gene encoding achaete-scute homolog 4 produces MMEKRPQAGLLTLPHHLRQVPLGVPRSLPRLPMRDSFRVSVSWERALGGGGAPRRPYLPLRLDGAFKPAFLRKRNERERQRVRCVNEGYARLRDHLPREVADKRLSKVETLRAAIGYIKQLQEVLERHAREQEGAAGAGSSRRAECNSDGESKASSAPSPSSEPEDGAS; encoded by the coding sequence ATGATGGAGAAACGTCCACAGGCCGGACTGCTGACCCTGCCGCATCACCTGCGCCAGGTGCCTCTGGGCGTGCCAAGGTCCCTGCCCCGCCTCCCCATGAGGGACTCCTTCAGAGTCTCCGTGAGTTGGGAGCGGGcgctcggcggcggcggcgccccgAGGCGGCCCTACCTACCCCTACGGCTGGACGGCGCCTTCAAGCCCGCCTTCCTCCGCAAGCGCAACGAGCGCGAGCGGCAGCGGGTGCGCTGCGTGAACGAGGGGTACGCGCGCCTCCGAGACCACCTGCCCCGAGAGGTGGCGGACAAGCGCCTCAGCAAAGTGGAGACTCTCCGCGCTGCCATCGGCTACATCAAGCAGCTCCAGGAGGTGCTGGAGCGCCACGCACGGGAACAGGAGGGTGCGGCCGGTGCCGGCTCCTCGCGGAGGGCCGAATGCAACAGCGACGGCGAGTCCAAGGCCTCATCGGCGCCTTCGCCCAGCAGCGAGCCCGAGGACGGGGCCAGCTAG